A genome region from Aptenodytes patagonicus chromosome 26, bAptPat1.pri.cur, whole genome shotgun sequence includes the following:
- the RFX5 gene encoding DNA-binding protein RFX5 isoform X2, with product MADEELSARATKKGSLSPSSSRGGTTESSTLLQELKSTISKSVQSKVDSILQDVQKFSDNDKLYLYLQLPSGPSLGEKSGSLDLSSLSTAEYMHACNWIRNHLEEHTDTCLPKQDVYDAYKRYCDNLCYRPLSTANFGKIIREIFPNIKARRLGGRGQSKYCYSGIRRKTVVSLPPLPSLDLKVMETQQSELTDLVQSYNSEVMEAACALTCDWAEKILKRSFNNIVEVAQFLIQQHIISSRSARADLVMAMVVSESTEKIHRESRTPSMAKKNGLDTSESSDGSQGQIKKESGPKPPVLTRPEKKKPPEPPKAASSPQVNALVARLPLLLPRIPPGERPMAPGATAIRSSPPVLAPKITSAPLGGTVKVALPLPVGTASPSLPLGLAPGANGAAGLLSQQAAVPVLNVLLPGVGVPAAESPANPRSTGGGEGPGPLDSQRPKATKRPPEPAGDATPQKRRRGRPRKRPEEGGAGSPGEAAELRRGAAPGADGGGSPGSGSATSPLGDSPAGGSLPTQVSVIHDGRTGAKVADGRELAPEEEAAQWSPGEAGSPLGDTGAVRGSCSPQDGGDPPTQCHGQTQAGTGPAAAASQHLDASPRVPASRGGSPGRAGLCAHPGT from the exons ATGGCTGACGAAGAGCTGAGCGCCCGAGCCACCAAAAAGGGAAGTTTGTCACCCAGCAGCTCCCGGGGCGGCACAACCGAGTCGAGCacgctgctgcaggagctgaagaGCACCATCTC CAAATCCGTGCAGAGCAAAGTCGACTCCATCCTG CAAGATGTCCAGAAGTTTTCAGACAACGACAAGCTCTACCTCTACCTCCAGCTGCCGTCGGGGCCGAGCCTGGGGGAGAAGAG CGGTAGCCTGGACCTGAGCTCGCTGAGCACGGCCGAGTACATGCACGCGTGCAACTGGATCCGGAACCACCTGGAAGAGCACACGGACACCTGCCTGCCCAAGCAGGACGTCTACGACGCCTACAA GCGATACTGTGATAACCTCTGCTATCGCCCTCTGAGCACCGCCAATTTCGGCAAGATCATCCGGGAGATCTTCCCAAACATCAAAGCCCGAAGGCTGGGAGGCCGAGGACAGTCAAA GTACTGCTACAGCGGGATCCGGAGGAAGACGGTGGTCAGCCTGCcgcccctgcccagcctggacCTCAAAGTGATGGAGACC cagcagtcgGAGCTGACGGACCTGGTGCAGTCCTACAACAGCGAGGTGATGGAGGCGGCCTGTGCCCTGACCTGCGACTGGGCTGAGAAGATCCTCAAACGCTCCTTCAACAACATCGTGGAGGTGGCCCAGTTCCTCATCCAGCAGCACATCATCAGCTCCCGCTCGGCCCGCGCCGACCTGGTCATGGCCATGGTGGTCTCAG AGAGCACGGAGAAGATCCACCGTGAGAGTCGGACCCCATCGATGGCAAAGAAGAATGGCCTGGACACCTCCGAGAGCAGCGACGGGAGCCAGGGGCAG ATCAAGAAGGAGAGTGGCCCCAAGCCCCCCGTCCTGACACGGCCTGAGAAGAAGAAGCCCCCGGAGCCCCCCAAGGCGGCCAGCAGCCCCCAGGTGAACGCCCTGGTCGCCCgcctgcccctgctcctgccccgtaTCCCACCAGGGGAGCGACCGATGGCGCCCGGTGCCACGGCCATTCgctcctcccctcctgtcctgGCACCCAAAATCACGTCCGCCCCCCTGGGGGGCACGGTCAAGGTGGCCCTGCCACTGCCGGTGGGCAcagcctccccctccctgcccctgggGCTGGCCCCGGGGGCCaacggggcggcggggctgctgAGCCAGCAAGCCGCCGTCCCCGTCCTCAACGTGCTGCTGCCCGGCGTGGGCGTCCCCGCGGCCGAGAGCCCCGCCAACCCCCGGAGCACGGGGGGCGGCGAGGGTCCTGGCCCCCTGGACTCGCAGCGCCCCAAAGCCACCAAGCGTCCCCCGGAGCCGGCCGGCGATGCCACCCCACAGAAGCGGAGACGCGGGCGGCCGCGGAAGAGGCCGGAGGAAGGGGGCGCAGGGTCCCCAGGGGAGGCGGCGGAGCTTCGCCGCGGGGCGGCTCCGGGTGCCGATGGCGGTGGCTCGCCTGGCAGTGGCAGTGCCACCAGCCCCCTCGGGGACAGCCCGGCCGGGGGCTCCCTGCCCACCCAGGTCAGCGTCATCCATGACGGCAGGACCGGCGCCAAGGTCGCCGACGGCCGCGAGCTGGcaccggaggaggaagcggcacAGTGGAGCCCGGGCGAGGCCGGGTCCCCCCTGGGTGACACCGGGGCTGTGAGGGGCTCCTGCTCCCCCCAGGACGGGGGGGACCCCCCCACGCAGTGCCATGGACAGACGCAGGCAGGGACcggccctgctgctgccgcctcccaGCACTTGGACGcgtccccccgtgtccccgcgTCCCGGGGGGGCtcgccggggcgggcagggctcTGCGCCCACCCTGGCACTTAg
- the RFX5 gene encoding DNA-binding protein RFX5 isoform X1, translating to MADEELSARATKKGSLSPSSSRGGTTESSTLLQELKSTISKSVQSKVDSILQDVQKFSDNDKLYLYLQLPSGPSLGEKSGSLDLSSLSTAEYMHACNWIRNHLEEHTDTCLPKQDVYDAYKRYCDNLCYRPLSTANFGKIIREIFPNIKARRLGGRGQSKYCYSGIRRKTVVSLPPLPSLDLKVMETQQQSELTDLVQSYNSEVMEAACALTCDWAEKILKRSFNNIVEVAQFLIQQHIISSRSARADLVMAMVVSESTEKIHRESRTPSMAKKNGLDTSESSDGSQGQIKKESGPKPPVLTRPEKKKPPEPPKAASSPQVNALVARLPLLLPRIPPGERPMAPGATAIRSSPPVLAPKITSAPLGGTVKVALPLPVGTASPSLPLGLAPGANGAAGLLSQQAAVPVLNVLLPGVGVPAAESPANPRSTGGGEGPGPLDSQRPKATKRPPEPAGDATPQKRRRGRPRKRPEEGGAGSPGEAAELRRGAAPGADGGGSPGSGSATSPLGDSPAGGSLPTQVSVIHDGRTGAKVADGRELAPEEEAAQWSPGEAGSPLGDTGAVRGSCSPQDGGDPPTQCHGQTQAGTGPAAAASQHLDASPRVPASRGGSPGRAGLCAHPGT from the exons ATGGCTGACGAAGAGCTGAGCGCCCGAGCCACCAAAAAGGGAAGTTTGTCACCCAGCAGCTCCCGGGGCGGCACAACCGAGTCGAGCacgctgctgcaggagctgaagaGCACCATCTC CAAATCCGTGCAGAGCAAAGTCGACTCCATCCTG CAAGATGTCCAGAAGTTTTCAGACAACGACAAGCTCTACCTCTACCTCCAGCTGCCGTCGGGGCCGAGCCTGGGGGAGAAGAG CGGTAGCCTGGACCTGAGCTCGCTGAGCACGGCCGAGTACATGCACGCGTGCAACTGGATCCGGAACCACCTGGAAGAGCACACGGACACCTGCCTGCCCAAGCAGGACGTCTACGACGCCTACAA GCGATACTGTGATAACCTCTGCTATCGCCCTCTGAGCACCGCCAATTTCGGCAAGATCATCCGGGAGATCTTCCCAAACATCAAAGCCCGAAGGCTGGGAGGCCGAGGACAGTCAAA GTACTGCTACAGCGGGATCCGGAGGAAGACGGTGGTCAGCCTGCcgcccctgcccagcctggacCTCAAAGTGATGGAGACC cagcagcagtcgGAGCTGACGGACCTGGTGCAGTCCTACAACAGCGAGGTGATGGAGGCGGCCTGTGCCCTGACCTGCGACTGGGCTGAGAAGATCCTCAAACGCTCCTTCAACAACATCGTGGAGGTGGCCCAGTTCCTCATCCAGCAGCACATCATCAGCTCCCGCTCGGCCCGCGCCGACCTGGTCATGGCCATGGTGGTCTCAG AGAGCACGGAGAAGATCCACCGTGAGAGTCGGACCCCATCGATGGCAAAGAAGAATGGCCTGGACACCTCCGAGAGCAGCGACGGGAGCCAGGGGCAG ATCAAGAAGGAGAGTGGCCCCAAGCCCCCCGTCCTGACACGGCCTGAGAAGAAGAAGCCCCCGGAGCCCCCCAAGGCGGCCAGCAGCCCCCAGGTGAACGCCCTGGTCGCCCgcctgcccctgctcctgccccgtaTCCCACCAGGGGAGCGACCGATGGCGCCCGGTGCCACGGCCATTCgctcctcccctcctgtcctgGCACCCAAAATCACGTCCGCCCCCCTGGGGGGCACGGTCAAGGTGGCCCTGCCACTGCCGGTGGGCAcagcctccccctccctgcccctgggGCTGGCCCCGGGGGCCaacggggcggcggggctgctgAGCCAGCAAGCCGCCGTCCCCGTCCTCAACGTGCTGCTGCCCGGCGTGGGCGTCCCCGCGGCCGAGAGCCCCGCCAACCCCCGGAGCACGGGGGGCGGCGAGGGTCCTGGCCCCCTGGACTCGCAGCGCCCCAAAGCCACCAAGCGTCCCCCGGAGCCGGCCGGCGATGCCACCCCACAGAAGCGGAGACGCGGGCGGCCGCGGAAGAGGCCGGAGGAAGGGGGCGCAGGGTCCCCAGGGGAGGCGGCGGAGCTTCGCCGCGGGGCGGCTCCGGGTGCCGATGGCGGTGGCTCGCCTGGCAGTGGCAGTGCCACCAGCCCCCTCGGGGACAGCCCGGCCGGGGGCTCCCTGCCCACCCAGGTCAGCGTCATCCATGACGGCAGGACCGGCGCCAAGGTCGCCGACGGCCGCGAGCTGGcaccggaggaggaagcggcacAGTGGAGCCCGGGCGAGGCCGGGTCCCCCCTGGGTGACACCGGGGCTGTGAGGGGCTCCTGCTCCCCCCAGGACGGGGGGGACCCCCCCACGCAGTGCCATGGACAGACGCAGGCAGGGACcggccctgctgctgccgcctcccaGCACTTGGACGcgtccccccgtgtccccgcgTCCCGGGGGGGCtcgccggggcgggcagggctcTGCGCCCACCCTGGCACTTAg